The following are encoded together in the Candidatus Palauibacter polyketidifaciens genome:
- a CDS encoding M1 family metallopeptidase, whose translation MKYALPLLLVSSLTFGSGAGGPESAPPASAGMDTYPKNPAIDALNYAFALTLNDETDMISGEATIDLRFLEAGIEEVRLDLIGQNPDGTGMRVRTVAGADGPLEFEHRDDALLISLAPPVEAGERRRITVAYEGIPATGLIIGPNKHGDRTFFSDNWPNKARNWLPTIDHPYDKATSELIVTAPAHYQVISNGLLIEETDLLDGTRRSHWKQSVPTATWLYSLGVARFAVQTVDFFRGIPIQTWVYAQDRDAGFHDFAVPTKQAMEFYEDMVGPYSYEKLANVQSNSVGGGMEAATAIFYGDASVTGERDVRWRNVIIHEVAHQWFGNSVTEYDWDDIWLSEGFATYFTLLFIEHQYGRDEFIERLQVSRDRIRDFMAVNPDYRIVHDNLSDMGLVTSGPGTYQKGSWTLHMLRGVVGEDAFWAGIQAYYREFRDGSATTADFRRAMEEASGLDLRTFFDQWLYRGGWLEYEGGWSYDAAAGAIHVDIRQTQDERYTFRMPVEIAIHLPPDGPLEGGVHGATRPPRFEVIDVGGREGRFTIPVPAEPLDVVFDPNTWLLMDAAFERR comes from the coding sequence ATGAAATACGCCCTGCCCCTGCTTCTCGTATCGTCGCTCACATTCGGATCCGGCGCGGGCGGACCGGAATCCGCGCCGCCCGCGTCGGCGGGGATGGACACGTATCCGAAGAATCCGGCGATCGACGCGCTCAACTATGCCTTCGCGCTCACGCTGAACGACGAGACGGACATGATCTCGGGCGAGGCGACGATCGACCTCCGGTTCCTGGAGGCGGGGATTGAGGAGGTGCGGCTGGATCTGATCGGGCAGAACCCCGACGGCACCGGCATGCGGGTCCGGACCGTGGCGGGGGCCGATGGTCCGCTGGAGTTCGAGCACCGGGACGATGCGCTCCTCATCTCGCTCGCGCCCCCGGTAGAAGCCGGCGAGCGGCGCCGGATCACGGTCGCATACGAAGGGATCCCGGCCACCGGTCTCATCATCGGGCCCAACAAGCACGGCGACCGCACGTTCTTCAGCGACAACTGGCCCAACAAGGCGCGGAACTGGCTTCCGACGATCGACCACCCGTACGACAAGGCGACGAGCGAACTCATCGTCACGGCGCCGGCCCACTACCAGGTCATCTCCAACGGCCTGCTCATCGAAGAGACCGACCTGCTGGACGGCACGCGCCGCTCCCACTGGAAGCAGTCGGTCCCGACCGCCACGTGGCTGTACTCGCTCGGGGTCGCCCGGTTCGCGGTCCAGACCGTGGACTTCTTCCGGGGCATCCCGATCCAGACGTGGGTCTACGCCCAGGATCGCGACGCCGGATTCCACGATTTTGCGGTGCCGACGAAGCAGGCGATGGAGTTCTACGAGGACATGGTCGGCCCCTACTCGTACGAGAAGCTGGCGAACGTACAGTCGAACAGCGTGGGGGGCGGAATGGAGGCGGCGACCGCCATCTTCTACGGCGACGCCTCGGTCACGGGCGAACGGGACGTGCGCTGGCGGAACGTGATCATCCATGAGGTGGCGCATCAGTGGTTCGGAAATTCCGTCACCGAATATGACTGGGATGACATCTGGCTGAGCGAAGGTTTCGCGACCTACTTCACGCTGCTCTTCATCGAACATCAATACGGGCGCGACGAGTTCATCGAGCGGTTGCAGGTGAGCCGCGACCGGATCCGGGACTTCATGGCGGTGAACCCGGACTATCGGATCGTTCACGACAATCTCTCGGACATGGGCCTCGTGACGAGCGGGCCGGGAACGTACCAGAAGGGATCGTGGACGCTACACATGCTGCGCGGGGTCGTCGGGGAGGACGCGTTCTGGGCCGGGATCCAGGCGTACTACCGGGAGTTCCGGGACGGGAGCGCGACGACGGCGGATTTTCGACGGGCGATGGAGGAGGCGTCGGGTCTCGACCTGCGAACGTTCTTCGACCAGTGGCTCTATCGCGGCGGATGGCTGGAGTACGAGGGCGGTTGGAGCTACGACGCGGCGGCGGGGGCGATCCACGTCGACATCCGGCAGACGCAGGACGAACGCTACACTTTCCGCATGCCGGTGGAGATCGCGATTCACCTCCCCCCGGATGGTCCGCTCGAGGGCGGGGTGCACGGGGCCACTCGGCCGCCCCGATTCGAAGTGATCGACGTCGGCGGGAGGGAGGGTCGGTTCACGATCCCCGTTCCCGCGGAGCCGCTCGATGTCGTCTTCGATCCGAACACGTGGCTTCTCATGGACGCGGCGTTCGAGCGGCGGTAG
- a CDS encoding TA system VapC family ribonuclease toxin → MIAVDTNILVYAHRRESALHESARDMLGMLAEGDRAWGIPWPCCYEFLSVVTNRRIWRDAATEPDEAWTQLRAWTESPSNRLLGETDGFLDLLERLVTRRRVRGPLVHDTRVAAICLAHGVEVLLTRDRDFALFPELVTRDPWRDHPA, encoded by the coding sequence ATGATTGCGGTAGATACGAACATCCTCGTGTATGCGCATCGCCGGGAGTCGGCCCTCCACGAGTCGGCGCGCGACATGCTTGGGATGCTGGCGGAGGGCGACCGCGCATGGGGCATACCCTGGCCCTGCTGCTACGAGTTCCTGAGTGTCGTTACGAACCGGCGCATCTGGCGCGACGCAGCGACCGAGCCCGACGAGGCCTGGACCCAGCTTCGAGCCTGGACCGAGTCGCCCTCCAACCGCTTGCTGGGAGAGACGGACGGTTTCCTCGACCTGCTGGAGCGTTTGGTCACACGCCGGCGCGTCCGCGGTCCGCTCGTCCACGATACCCGGGTGGCGGCGATTTGCTTGGCTCACGGGGTGGAAGTCCTGCTCACGCGAGATCGCGACTTTGCGCTCTTTCCGGAACTGGTGACGCGAGACCCCTGGCGAGATCACCCCGCGTGA
- a CDS encoding amidohydrolase family protein, translating to MTRRVAVLLVAGFAFASPFSPHVEGQETIAIVGATVIDGNGDAPLADATVVIEGARIAAVGPRGSTAVPDGARIIDGAGKFLTPGFVDTNVHTSLYGAGFGKHRKENAVFYWERGAEIALEAAQMHLKHGVTHVRDSYGQLPQLIEVRDAIAEGREIGPRMQVAGNIVGWGGAFSVTFSLIADSDLSLWEEQFSDHLAQGAGEDLMDMYPEELRVAINDYLDKGVDFVKYGGSSHWSYPTMIGFSPEAQRVIVEETHKRGLAAETHATNPESLRLAVEAGIDLIQHPEVLAGRPYSEELLTQIRERGVICSMLVNTITGAAWEQHLEDVAAAEARLASEGKAAEWGRLRRPVEREKTSFELRRERNALGEGNAMRRQNAKSLIEAGCIVTLGTDNFPAADIQFLREPKPIWQEPGIGTLMAIEGLVELGMTPSEAIVAGTRNGAFAARALDDFGTIEAGKFADLVLLDANPLENIRNIRRQSMVMKEGKVIDVDALPTRPVMFVR from the coding sequence ATGACTCGTCGAGTCGCCGTTCTGCTGGTCGCTGGTTTTGCCTTTGCCTCGCCGTTCTCTCCTCATGTGGAAGGCCAGGAGACGATCGCCATCGTCGGGGCTACGGTCATCGACGGGAACGGGGACGCCCCGCTGGCGGACGCCACGGTCGTGATTGAGGGCGCCCGCATTGCCGCCGTGGGGCCGAGAGGTTCCACGGCCGTGCCGGACGGCGCGCGGATCATCGACGGGGCGGGGAAGTTCCTCACGCCCGGCTTCGTCGACACCAACGTCCACACGAGCCTCTACGGGGCCGGCTTCGGGAAACACCGGAAGGAGAACGCCGTCTTCTACTGGGAGCGCGGGGCGGAGATCGCCCTCGAAGCCGCGCAGATGCACCTCAAGCATGGCGTGACGCACGTCCGCGACAGCTACGGCCAACTCCCGCAACTCATCGAGGTGCGAGACGCGATCGCTGAAGGACGCGAAATCGGCCCGCGAATGCAGGTCGCCGGCAATATCGTCGGCTGGGGCGGCGCCTTCTCCGTCACCTTCTCGCTGATCGCCGACTCGGATCTGTCCCTGTGGGAGGAGCAGTTCTCCGACCACCTCGCGCAGGGGGCGGGCGAGGATCTAATGGACATGTACCCGGAGGAACTCCGCGTCGCGATCAACGACTATCTCGACAAGGGCGTGGACTTCGTGAAGTACGGGGGGAGCAGCCACTGGTCCTACCCCACCATGATTGGCTTCTCTCCCGAGGCGCAGCGGGTGATCGTGGAGGAGACCCACAAGCGCGGGCTCGCCGCCGAAACGCACGCCACCAACCCGGAAAGCCTGCGACTCGCCGTCGAAGCGGGGATCGACCTCATCCAGCATCCGGAAGTCCTGGCCGGCCGTCCGTATTCCGAGGAGTTGCTGACGCAGATCCGCGAACGCGGCGTGATCTGCTCGATGCTCGTCAACACGATCACGGGCGCCGCGTGGGAGCAGCACCTTGAGGACGTGGCCGCGGCCGAGGCGCGCCTCGCGAGCGAAGGGAAGGCCGCCGAGTGGGGGCGCCTGCGCCGGCCCGTCGAGCGGGAGAAGACGTCGTTCGAGCTGCGCCGCGAGCGCAACGCCCTGGGCGAGGGGAACGCCATGCGCCGCCAGAATGCGAAGAGCCTCATCGAGGCGGGCTGCATCGTCACGCTGGGCACGGATAACTTCCCCGCCGCCGACATCCAGTTCCTGCGCGAGCCGAAGCCGATCTGGCAGGAGCCCGGCATCGGCACGCTGATGGCGATCGAAGGCCTCGTCGAACTGGGCATGACTCCGTCGGAGGCGATCGTCGCCGGCACCCGCAACGGCGCCTTCGCCGCCCGCGCTCTCGACGATTTCGGCACGATCGAAGCCGGCAAGTTCGCGGATCTCGTCCTCCTGGACGCGAACCCGCTGGAGAACATCCGCAACATCCGCCGGCAATCGATGGTGATGAAGGAAGGGAAGGTGATCGACGTCGACGCCCTCCCGACGCGCCCCGTGATGTTCGTCCGCTGA